A window of the Neofelis nebulosa isolate mNeoNeb1 chromosome 13, mNeoNeb1.pri, whole genome shotgun sequence genome harbors these coding sequences:
- the DDIT4 gene encoding DNA damage-inducible transcript 4 protein — translation MPSLWDRFSSSSSSSSSSLSRTHTPDQPPRSAWGSAAREEGLGRCASLESSDCESLDSSNSGFGPEEDSAYLDGVSLPDFELLSDPEDEHLCANLMQLLQESLSQARLGSRRPARLLMPSQLVSQVGKELLRLAYSEPCGLRGALLDVCVEQGKSCHSVGQLALDPSLVPTFQLTLVLRLDSRLWPKIQGLFSSANSPFVPGFSQSLTLSTGFRVIKKKLYSSEQLLIEEC, via the exons ATGCCTAGCCTTTGGGATCGCTTCTCatcgtcctcctcctcttcatcgtCGTCCTTGTCCCGAACTCACACCCCAGATCAGCCGCCGCGCTCAGCCTGGGGGTCGGCGGCCCGAGAAGAGGGTCTTGGTCGCTGCGCGAGCCTGGAGAGCTCGGACTGCGAGTCCCTGGACAGCAGCAACAGTGGCTTTGGGCCGGAGGAAG ACTCGGCATACCTGGATGGGGTGTCCCTGCCCGACTTCGAGCTGCTCAGCGACCCTGAGGATGAGCACTTGTGTGCCAACCTGATGCAGCTGCTGCAGGAGAGCCTGTCCCAGGCGCGGCTGGGCTCACGGCGCCCAGCGCGCCTGCTGATGCCCAGCCAGCTGGTGAGCCAGGTGGGCAAGGAACTACTGCGCCTGGCCTACAGCGAGCCGTGTGGCCTGCGGGGGGCGCTGCTGGACGTCTGCGTAGAGCAAGGCAAGAGCTGCCACAGCGTCGGCCAGCTGGCCCTCGACCCCAGCCTGGTGCCCACTTTCCAGCTGACCCTCGTGCTGCGCCTGGACTCACGCCTCTGGCCTAAGATCCAGGGGCTGTTCAGCTCTGCCAACTCTCCCTTCGTCCCCGGTTTCAGCCAGTCCCTGACGCTGAGCACGGGCTTCCGAGTCATCAAGAAAAAGCTGTATAGCTCCGAGCAGCTGCTCATTGAGGAGTGTTGA